A DNA window from Chitinibacter fontanus contains the following coding sequences:
- the rplM gene encoding 50S ribosomal protein L13 translates to MKTFSAKPHEVKREWFVVDATDLVLGRLAAEIAKRLRGKHKAEYTPHVDTGDYIVVVNADKLRVTGDKATSKKYYRHTGHPGGIYERTFTEMQNKFPGRALEFAVKGMLPKGPLGYAMIKKMKVYAGSEHPHAAQEPKSLAI, encoded by the coding sequence ACCTTTTCTGCCAAGCCGCACGAGGTGAAGCGCGAGTGGTTCGTTGTGGACGCCACAGACTTAGTGCTGGGCCGTCTCGCTGCCGAGATCGCCAAACGCCTGCGTGGCAAACATAAAGCTGAATACACCCCGCACGTCGATACTGGCGACTACATCGTTGTGGTAAACGCAGACAAGCTCCGCGTTACTGGCGATAAAGCTACATCGAAAAAATACTACCGTCACACGGGTCACCCAGGTGGTATTTACGAGCGTACCTTCACTGAAATGCAAAATAAATTCCCAGGCCGTGCTTTGGAGTTTGCTGTTAAAGGCATGCTACCAAAAGGCCCATTGGGCTACGCAATGATCAAGAAGATGAAAGTTTATGCCGGCAGCGAACATCCGCATGCTGCGCAAGAACCTAAATCGCTTGCAATCTAA
- a CDS encoding HesA/MoeB/ThiF family protein yields MTACPTRSAHIELDDAKLLRYSRHILLDELGIEGQEKISAAHVLIVGAGGLGSPLSLYLASAGIGTLTIIDDDEVDLTNLQRQIVHTQARVGSNKAESAKATLSALNPDITINAIGERANDARLLDLMQAADVVVDCCDNFETRHAVNRASVLAQKPLVSGAAVRFDGQITTFDPRQHGAPCYHCLFGDEGEANDSPCATFGVFAPLVGIIGAAQAAETLKVITGCGDILLGRLQLYDARSARWREMRYKKDPACPVCSKQAQA; encoded by the coding sequence ATGACAGCTTGCCCAACCCGCAGTGCCCATATCGAACTGGATGACGCAAAATTATTGCGTTATAGCCGCCATATTTTGCTGGATGAACTGGGCATCGAAGGGCAAGAAAAAATCAGTGCCGCGCATGTACTCATTGTTGGCGCAGGAGGCCTCGGCTCTCCCCTGTCGCTGTATCTGGCCAGCGCGGGCATCGGCACCTTAACCATCATTGATGACGATGAAGTTGATCTGACTAATTTACAACGTCAGATCGTCCATACCCAAGCACGCGTAGGCAGTAATAAGGCTGAATCGGCCAAAGCAACCTTGAGCGCACTCAATCCTGATATCACGATTAATGCCATTGGCGAGCGCGCCAACGATGCTCGCCTGCTCGATCTCATGCAAGCGGCCGATGTCGTTGTCGATTGTTGCGACAATTTTGAAACTCGCCATGCAGTCAATCGTGCGAGTGTACTGGCCCAAAAGCCTTTGGTTTCCGGTGCAGCGGTGCGATTTGATGGCCAAATCACCACCTTCGATCCTCGACAGCATGGAGCGCCGTGCTATCACTGTTTATTTGGCGATGAAGGCGAAGCGAACGATAGCCCCTGCGCAACCTTCGGCGTTTTTGCACCACTCGTGGGCATTATTGGTGCCGCGCAGGCTGCGGAGACATTGAAAGTGATTACCGGATGTGGCGACATTTTATTGGGTCGCTTACAGCTTTATGATGCGCGCAGTGCACGTTGGCGCGAAATGCGGTACAAAAAAGACCCCGCTTGCCCGGTGTGTAGCAAACAGGCGCAGGCATGA
- a CDS encoding S41 family peptidase codes for MSNKPYSRWQKISLLAAGAGLGAVLSLSFNATADKEASSNPLPIDELRAFSTVFGLIKQSYVEPVEDKKLINEAIKGMVSGLDPHSSYLDENDFKDLKANTQGEFGGLGLEVNMEDGLVRIVSPIEDTPAYRAGIKTGDYIVKIDDLQVQGISLNEAVSKMRGKAGTSVTLTILRKGESKPLVLTLKRAIIKTQSVKSKLAEPGYGYIRITQFQEKTTESLAQAIDALYKENKAPLKGLVLDLRNDPGGLLDGAVGVSAAFLPKDALVVYTEGRTADAKIKLTASPQYYQRDSGKDYFKATPKDVKSVPLVVLVNGGSASASEIVAGALQDHKRALVVGTQTFGKGSVQTILPIDAKSALKLTTARYFTPNGRSIQAKGITPDIIAEEATLNGKEDTGLRLREADLGRHLDNPTDKDAGKATPSPSEAPKVTSKPSVKAASTAESEENPRELASKSDYQLQQALNVLKVQQLLLNKPATK; via the coding sequence ATGTCCAACAAGCCTTACAGCCGCTGGCAAAAAATTAGTCTCTTGGCTGCAGGCGCCGGTCTCGGCGCCGTACTGAGTCTGTCATTTAATGCCACAGCGGACAAAGAAGCCAGCAGCAACCCGCTCCCCATTGATGAATTGCGCGCTTTTTCAACCGTTTTTGGTTTAATCAAGCAAAGTTACGTCGAGCCTGTTGAAGATAAAAAACTCATCAATGAAGCAATCAAAGGCATGGTTTCAGGCCTTGATCCTCATTCGAGCTATCTGGATGAAAACGATTTCAAAGATCTAAAAGCCAACACACAGGGTGAGTTCGGCGGCTTGGGGCTTGAAGTCAATATGGAAGATGGTCTGGTTCGAATTGTATCCCCGATCGAAGACACCCCTGCTTATCGCGCCGGCATCAAAACTGGCGACTACATCGTTAAAATTGACGACCTTCAGGTACAAGGCATTTCCCTGAATGAGGCCGTGTCTAAAATGCGCGGCAAAGCAGGCACGTCGGTCACCTTAACCATTTTGCGCAAAGGTGAATCAAAGCCCTTAGTACTGACACTAAAACGAGCCATCATCAAAACACAAAGTGTGAAATCTAAGCTCGCAGAGCCTGGTTATGGCTACATTCGTATCACACAGTTCCAAGAAAAAACCACCGAAAGTCTGGCTCAGGCTATCGATGCCTTGTACAAAGAAAACAAAGCGCCCCTGAAGGGTTTGGTGCTCGATTTACGCAATGACCCAGGTGGCTTGCTCGATGGTGCAGTAGGTGTTTCTGCCGCATTTTTGCCTAAAGATGCACTCGTGGTCTACACCGAAGGCCGCACTGCTGACGCGAAAATCAAATTAACTGCTAGCCCACAGTATTACCAGCGGGACTCAGGCAAAGATTACTTCAAAGCCACCCCTAAAGACGTGAAATCAGTACCGTTAGTGGTGCTGGTCAATGGTGGCTCTGCATCGGCATCTGAGATTGTCGCTGGGGCATTGCAAGACCATAAACGTGCACTGGTTGTCGGCACCCAAACTTTTGGTAAGGGCTCGGTACAAACCATTCTGCCAATTGATGCGAAAAGTGCTTTGAAATTAACTACAGCCCGCTATTTCACACCGAATGGTCGTTCGATTCAGGCTAAAGGCATTACGCCAGATATCATCGCTGAAGAAGCAACACTCAACGGTAAAGAAGATACTGGCCTACGCTTGCGGGAAGCCGATCTGGGACGTCACCTTGATAATCCGACTGACAAAGATGCGGGCAAAGCAACTCCAAGCCCTAGCGAAGCACCTAAAGTCACCAGCAAACCGAGTGTGAAAGCAGCAAGTACCGCCGAAAGCGAAGAAAATCCTCGCGAATTGGCATCCAAATCCGACTATCAATTGCAGCAAGCGTTGAATGTATTGAAAGTTCAGCAACTACTACTCAACAAACCGGCTACAAAATAA
- the argC gene encoding N-acetyl-gamma-glutamyl-phosphate reductase — protein MIKVGIVGGTGYTGVELLRLLSRHPDVELRAVTSRKEAGMKVAEMFPSLRGRVDIAFSTPEEAKLTECDVVFFATPHGVAMAQARELLDAGVKVIDLAADFRLKDPAEFAKWYAMEHSCTDLLAEAVYGLPEVNRAAIQQARLIGMAGCYPTSVQLGLLPLLENGKKLIETTGLIADCKSGVSGAGRKAEVGTLFAESADNFKAYGVKGHRHSPEIMQGLSEIHGAPVQLTFVPHLTPMIRGIHSTIYARLTEEGKNTDIQKLFEERFANEVFVDVMPAGSCPETRSVRGSNTARIAVHRPGNGDLLVILVVEDNLVKGASGQSVQVMNLMFGLPEQHGLDVVPLLP, from the coding sequence ATGATCAAAGTAGGGATTGTTGGCGGTACGGGATACACCGGTGTTGAATTGTTGCGACTGTTGTCGCGTCACCCCGATGTAGAGCTGCGTGCTGTTACTTCGCGTAAAGAAGCTGGTATGAAAGTCGCGGAGATGTTCCCTAGCTTGCGTGGCCGTGTCGATATTGCCTTCTCTACCCCTGAGGAAGCCAAGCTCACCGAATGCGACGTGGTGTTCTTTGCCACCCCCCACGGCGTAGCGATGGCGCAGGCGCGTGAATTGCTCGATGCCGGTGTGAAGGTCATCGACTTGGCCGCCGATTTTCGCTTGAAAGATCCGGCTGAGTTTGCCAAATGGTATGCGATGGAGCATAGCTGTACCGATCTGCTGGCTGAGGCCGTATATGGCTTGCCCGAGGTGAATCGTGCCGCGATCCAGCAAGCCCGCCTGATCGGCATGGCAGGTTGCTATCCAACATCGGTGCAATTGGGTTTGTTGCCGCTGTTGGAAAATGGCAAAAAACTAATTGAAACCACGGGTTTGATCGCCGATTGCAAATCGGGTGTATCGGGCGCTGGCCGCAAAGCCGAAGTGGGTACGCTATTTGCCGAAAGTGCAGACAACTTCAAAGCGTATGGCGTAAAAGGCCATCGCCATTCGCCTGAAATCATGCAAGGCTTGAGTGAGATCCACGGTGCGCCGGTGCAGCTGACCTTTGTTCCACATTTGACGCCGATGATTCGTGGTATTCACTCAACAATTTATGCACGTTTGACCGAAGAAGGCAAAAATACCGACATTCAGAAACTATTTGAAGAGCGTTTTGCTAACGAAGTCTTTGTCGATGTAATGCCGGCTGGCTCATGCCCAGAAACGCGTTCAGTACGCGGTAGCAATACTGCGCGGATTGCTGTTCACCGCCCAGGTAATGGAGATTTACTGGTGATTTTGGTGGTGGAAGACAATTTGGTGAAGGGCGCTTCTGGCCAGTCGGTGCAGGTAATGAATCTGATGTTCGGTTTGCCAGAGCAACACGGTCTGGATGTTGTGCCTTTGTTGCCGTAA
- the erpA gene encoding iron-sulfur cluster insertion protein ErpA: protein MTTETDMPMPFIFTDNAAAKVSELIAEEGNPDLKLRVFVTGGGCSGFQYGFTFDEIVNEDDTPITKNGVTLLVDPMSYQYLVGAEIDYVESLEGSQFTIKNPNAQSTCGCGSSFSV, encoded by the coding sequence ATGACCACCGAGACCGACATGCCAATGCCGTTTATTTTCACCGACAATGCAGCAGCAAAGGTGAGCGAGCTGATCGCCGAGGAAGGCAACCCAGATCTGAAACTGCGCGTATTTGTGACTGGCGGCGGTTGTTCTGGCTTCCAGTATGGTTTTACCTTTGACGAAATTGTGAATGAAGACGACACGCCGATCACTAAAAACGGAGTTACTTTACTGGTAGACCCAATGAGCTATCAGTATTTGGTTGGTGCAGAAATTGATTATGTAGAAAGCTTGGAAGGCTCTCAATTCACGATCAAAAACCCCAATGCGCAATCAACTTGCGGCTGCGGATCTTCATTCTCGGTTTAA
- a CDS encoding substrate-binding domain-containing protein gives MNDKHRRPSMQDVANLVGTSKMTISRYLRAPELVAPATAARIAEVMTQLGYIPSRVPEMLANDRSRAIGVLLPSMSNQVFAAVAQGIEEVTLPSGYHVMYGHYGYDAEREAEQIEQLLSFHIDGLILAESLHTERALKMLAVAAIPVVEIMDLPATPIDQAVGLDHTAAAAAMVNAMLARGKRQIVYLAARLDHRTRMREIGYRQAMSAAGLSSHVIHTNAPSTFSLGGELLKQAQAQVPQLDGVFCTNDDIAAGALLAAQAQGLAVPAKISIAGFNHLDIGLALQPQLASVITPRHEIGRCAALRLIARINGETFTTPSQDLGFELFLGSSI, from the coding sequence ATGAACGACAAACATCGGCGCCCTTCAATGCAGGATGTGGCCAATTTAGTCGGCACATCCAAAATGACCATCAGCCGTTATTTGCGCGCTCCGGAGCTAGTTGCGCCTGCCACGGCAGCACGTATTGCCGAAGTAATGACACAACTAGGCTACATTCCTAGCCGTGTTCCCGAAATGCTGGCTAACGATCGTAGCCGCGCCATCGGCGTATTACTTCCATCGATGTCCAATCAAGTATTTGCAGCCGTCGCGCAAGGTATTGAAGAGGTTACCCTACCATCAGGTTATCACGTGATGTACGGGCATTACGGCTACGACGCCGAACGCGAAGCCGAGCAGATTGAACAATTGTTGTCATTTCATATCGATGGGCTAATTTTGGCCGAATCGTTACACACCGAGCGGGCACTAAAAATGCTGGCTGTTGCGGCGATTCCGGTGGTTGAAATCATGGATTTACCCGCTACGCCGATTGATCAGGCGGTAGGCTTGGACCACACTGCAGCCGCCGCCGCAATGGTGAACGCGATGTTGGCGCGTGGCAAACGGCAGATTGTGTATCTCGCAGCCCGGCTTGATCATCGAACCCGCATGCGTGAAATCGGCTATCGGCAAGCGATGAGTGCTGCAGGCTTAAGCAGCCATGTAATCCACACCAATGCCCCTTCCACTTTCAGCCTAGGGGGCGAGCTATTAAAGCAAGCACAAGCGCAAGTGCCACAATTGGATGGCGTGTTTTGCACCAATGACGATATTGCCGCAGGTGCGCTGCTCGCGGCCCAAGCCCAAGGTTTAGCCGTACCAGCCAAGATCAGTATTGCAGGTTTTAACCATCTCGATATTGGACTCGCCCTGCAACCCCAGTTGGCCAGCGTGATTACCCCGCGCCACGAAATTGGCCGATGCGCTGCATTACGTTTGATCGCCCGCATAAACGGTGAAACATTTACCACCCCAAGCCAAGACCTTGGGTTTGAGTTATTTTTGGGCAGCAGTATTTAA
- a CDS encoding 4'-phosphopantetheinyl transferase family protein → MASLRVMSLPPSTTLPAIDLYLDQAQRARLLQIAHPERALQFSAARYLAIDLLQQMGVQANLCTQPSGRPQAVNWLAADGLSWSHTQLWAAAALGIGRVGVDIETIRPRKNLLAIAKNYFSAAEVQMLLSLPSPEQIKQFYMLWVAKEALLKAQGTGIVGGLSRFQLIASEGLWRLVVDDASSWQVQIWQLDDNSLLAVASDTIQTWQLQADSQISQQLILQTQS, encoded by the coding sequence ATGGCTAGTTTGCGTGTCATGTCGCTGCCGCCTAGTACGACATTACCTGCCATTGACCTTTATCTGGATCAGGCACAGCGTGCTCGGTTATTGCAAATAGCGCATCCAGAGCGTGCCTTACAATTTAGTGCCGCCCGCTATTTGGCCATTGATTTATTGCAGCAGATGGGGGTACAAGCTAATTTATGCACTCAGCCCAGCGGACGCCCCCAAGCGGTAAATTGGTTAGCAGCAGATGGTTTGTCCTGGAGCCATACTCAGCTGTGGGCTGCTGCAGCACTGGGTATAGGGCGCGTAGGGGTAGATATTGAAACAATTCGGCCACGAAAAAACCTGCTAGCGATTGCCAAAAATTACTTTTCTGCTGCAGAAGTGCAAATGCTACTAAGTTTGCCGTCACCAGAACAAATCAAGCAGTTTTATATGCTGTGGGTTGCCAAGGAAGCACTACTCAAGGCGCAAGGAACCGGGATTGTCGGTGGCTTGTCTCGCTTTCAATTGATAGCTAGTGAAGGGCTGTGGCGTTTAGTCGTCGATGATGCCAGTAGCTGGCAGGTGCAAATTTGGCAGTTGGATGACAATAGCTTACTTGCTGTGGCTAGCGATACGATACAAACTTGGCAGCTGCAAGCTGATTCCCAGATATCCCAGCAATTAATACTGCAAACCCAGAGTTAG
- a CDS encoding bactofilin family protein yields the protein MFSKKKGSTKIDSLIGHGTTLTGDVQFAGGLRVDGVILGNVSMADEKNGTLVISEKARIEGKVQCSHLILNGEIRGPIEVSHYVELQAKSRIVGDLAYKTLEMHPGAVIEGHLVHVHNGKREEVSPADVPRTEPKKA from the coding sequence ATGTTTAGCAAGAAAAAAGGCAGCACCAAAATTGATAGCCTGATTGGGCATGGCACTACTTTAACCGGCGATGTGCAATTTGCTGGTGGCTTGCGCGTAGATGGCGTTATTCTCGGTAATGTGAGCATGGCTGATGAAAAAAACGGTACCTTGGTGATTAGTGAAAAAGCCCGTATCGAAGGTAAAGTGCAATGCAGCCACTTGATTTTGAATGGTGAGATCCGTGGCCCGATTGAAGTAAGTCATTATGTAGAACTGCAAGCAAAATCGCGTATTGTTGGTGATCTGGCGTACAAAACGCTGGAAATGCACCCAGGCGCTGTTATCGAGGGCCACCTCGTGCATGTTCATAATGGGAAGCGTGAAGAAGTTTCTCCCGCAGATGTGCCGCGTACTGAGCCAAAAAAAGCGTAA
- the gntU gene encoding gluconate transporter has translation MDTFTLIFTALGSVLLLLFLVMKARLHAFVALMLVSIGAGIFSGMPVDKIADTMQKGMGGTLGFLAIVVALGAMFGKILHETGALDQIAVKLLEKFGHSRANYALGIAGLICTLPLFFDVAIVLLIGVVFAVARRTGGNVIKLAIPLFAGVAASAAFLLPGPTAMLLASQMKADFGWMIVLGLAAAIPGMLLAGPIFGNFISKHVTLALPADVSEPSLGKGQMPSFGFSICLVLFPLLLVGLKTIVARFVDNESALYPWLQLIGHPFTAILAACLLAIYGLALRRGMSREKVMEVCSAAIQPAGIILLVTGAGGVFKQVLVDSGVGPALGNALIGAGLPIALACFVLAAAVRVIQGSATVACLTTVGLVLPVVELAGYSGAQLAALSICIAGGSIVLSHVNDSGFWLFGKFTGANEAQTLKTWSVMETILGTTGAGVGMLAFSLM, from the coding sequence ATGGATACCTTTACACTCATTTTCACCGCGCTAGGCTCGGTACTATTGCTACTGTTCTTGGTGATGAAAGCGCGGCTGCATGCTTTTGTTGCGCTGATGTTGGTGTCGATTGGCGCGGGGATTTTCTCTGGCATGCCAGTCGATAAAATCGCCGACACGATGCAAAAAGGGATGGGCGGAACGCTGGGCTTTTTGGCCATCGTCGTCGCCCTCGGGGCCATGTTTGGCAAAATCCTGCATGAAACCGGCGCACTCGACCAGATCGCTGTGAAATTACTGGAAAAATTCGGCCATAGCCGCGCCAATTATGCGCTAGGGATTGCCGGTCTGATTTGTACCCTACCTCTATTTTTTGATGTGGCGATTGTGCTGCTGATCGGCGTCGTATTTGCAGTTGCCCGTCGTACCGGTGGCAATGTGATCAAACTTGCGATTCCACTATTTGCCGGTGTCGCCGCCTCGGCCGCATTTTTATTACCCGGCCCTACCGCGATGCTACTCGCCTCACAGATGAAAGCGGACTTTGGCTGGATGATTGTGCTCGGTTTAGCCGCGGCCATCCCCGGCATGCTGCTAGCTGGCCCGATCTTTGGCAATTTTATTAGCAAGCACGTCACCCTCGCCTTGCCAGCCGATGTGAGTGAGCCGAGTTTAGGTAAGGGTCAGATGCCGTCATTTGGCTTCAGTATCTGCCTAGTGCTCTTTCCACTGCTGCTGGTTGGTCTGAAAACCATCGTGGCACGTTTTGTGGATAACGAGAGCGCGCTATACCCATGGTTGCAATTGATTGGTCACCCATTCACGGCCATTTTGGCAGCCTGCTTGTTAGCGATTTATGGTCTGGCCTTACGGCGTGGCATGAGCCGTGAGAAAGTGATGGAAGTCTGCAGCGCAGCCATCCAACCCGCCGGGATTATTTTGTTGGTTACAGGGGCTGGCGGGGTCTTCAAGCAAGTATTAGTCGATTCCGGCGTCGGCCCTGCGCTGGGCAATGCATTGATTGGTGCAGGTTTGCCTATTGCACTGGCTTGCTTTGTACTGGCGGCTGCGGTGCGGGTAATTCAAGGCTCGGCGACGGTAGCTTGCTTAACCACCGTAGGTTTGGTGCTGCCGGTGGTTGAACTGGCTGGCTACTCAGGCGCGCAGCTAGCTGCATTGTCGATTTGCATTGCCGGCGGCTCAATTGTGCTCAGTCACGTCAACGACTCAGGCTTTTGGCTATTCGGTAAATTTACCGGCGCCAACGAGGCGCAAACGCTAAAAACCTGGTCTGTGATGGAAACCATTCTCGGCACAACAGGGGCTGGCGTCGGCATGCTGGCATTTAGCTTGATGTAA
- a CDS encoding DUF6776 family protein gives MLASQALVQSEQYSAAQKSQAQIASLSAHAALLAQQVTILKSERDTLVRQQNQAQQDISAMRETVSFFESLLQSNDRSRIANFVACDLQLLEPGKYRYRLLLVQGMNRTDELLGRLQVNLQFVEAGKKGRISLGIDPLIPVKAKHYAKLEGELAPPAGASNLLMDVQFFGEQGNQVQASCQKKI, from the coding sequence TTGCTTGCCTCTCAGGCCCTCGTTCAATCTGAGCAATATTCGGCAGCGCAGAAATCACAAGCACAGATTGCCTCATTGAGTGCGCATGCTGCGTTGTTGGCGCAGCAAGTGACCATTTTAAAGTCAGAACGCGATACTCTGGTGCGCCAACAAAATCAGGCGCAGCAGGATATATCGGCGATGCGCGAGACAGTGTCTTTTTTTGAATCCTTGCTGCAGAGTAATGATCGCTCTCGCATTGCCAATTTTGTGGCCTGTGATCTGCAATTGCTTGAGCCTGGAAAATATCGCTATCGCTTGTTGCTGGTGCAAGGAATGAATCGCACGGATGAGCTCTTGGGACGGCTGCAAGTGAATTTGCAATTTGTAGAGGCGGGTAAGAAGGGAAGAATTAGCCTCGGTATTGATCCGCTAATCCCCGTCAAAGCCAAGCACTATGCCAAGTTGGAAGGTGAGTTGGCACCACCTGCTGGAGCAAGTAATTTGCTTATGGATGTGCAGTTCTTTGGTGAACAGGGTAATCAAGTACAGGCCAGTTGCCAGAAAAAAATCTAA
- the gntK gene encoding gluconokinase — MQAAKSKIYVLMGVSGCGKSAVATHLAQALNAALLDGDFLHPRANIEKMASGQPLNDDDRAPWLAALNDAAFAMQRTNSVSLIVCSALKKAYRDRLRLGNPNLSFLFLDGEYDLIAERLRARQGHFQKAGMLDSQFATLERPDASEIDVVRIDISRPLPEVVAAAKVAIESEE, encoded by the coding sequence ATGCAAGCAGCAAAATCTAAAATTTATGTCCTGATGGGCGTCTCGGGCTGCGGCAAATCCGCAGTAGCTACACATTTGGCACAGGCGCTGAATGCAGCGCTACTCGATGGCGATTTTCTTCATCCGCGCGCCAATATCGAAAAAATGGCATCCGGGCAGCCACTCAATGATGATGACCGTGCACCGTGGCTAGCCGCACTCAACGATGCCGCTTTTGCCATGCAACGCACCAATTCGGTCTCGCTGATTGTGTGCTCTGCGCTTAAAAAAGCCTACCGTGATCGACTACGTCTCGGTAATCCGAATCTATCGTTTTTATTTTTAGATGGTGAATATGATCTAATCGCCGAGCGTTTGCGCGCTCGACAAGGGCATTTTCAAAAAGCGGGCATGCTCGACTCGCAGTTTGCAACGCTTGAGCGCCCTGATGCCAGCGAAATAGATGTTGTACGGATTGATATTTCGCGGCCATTGCCCGAAGTCGTCGCTGCAGCCAAAGTAGCTATTGAGTCGGAGGAGTAA
- a CDS encoding peptidoglycan DD-metalloendopeptidase family protein, which translates to MNAANQVELCHLTVFRVNAVHVRLLVSLIITSFSAAHPALAAPAASKAVSVNVKEKEAKQAELKDLRGQIQQLQKDLSANESSRSEAADALKDSEQSISEANRVLSELAHERALTANELAKLEADIARTRVNIRASQNRLAALLKNRYKLGQLEAWRLLLNQKDPNQVSRDLTYYKHLARSQQLLATQLETQLSELNQLSEEIQQKNAELQEIARNKQRQREQLVSEQQEKKAVVTQLSKEIASQRNQIQKLAADEKRLTQLTERLNALIKKQEAEQARQLELQRQAAKKRAEQQAKAKAERAARQAKLEQQAKAAGRPAPTAEPEPKEEAPSVNNKLPDPALAGANFASLKGKLSLPVKGTISGKFGAPRGEGGTWKGVMIQANNGQSVHAIASGRVVFADWLRGFGNLMIIDHGGGYMSLYGANESVLKRVGDNVKPGDVIATVGNSGGMAESGVYFEIRQNSRPLDPLQWAK; encoded by the coding sequence GTGAATGCAGCGAATCAAGTAGAGTTATGCCATCTAACCGTATTTCGAGTTAATGCTGTGCATGTACGTCTACTTGTTTCGCTGATTATCACCAGCTTCAGCGCTGCCCATCCCGCACTCGCAGCCCCGGCTGCGAGTAAAGCGGTCAGTGTCAACGTGAAAGAAAAAGAAGCCAAACAAGCAGAGCTCAAAGATCTGCGTGGCCAAATCCAGCAATTACAGAAAGACCTTTCCGCCAACGAATCATCACGCAGTGAAGCGGCAGACGCACTAAAAGACTCAGAGCAATCCATTTCCGAAGCTAATCGGGTGCTTAGCGAACTCGCGCATGAGCGAGCCTTGACAGCCAACGAATTGGCCAAACTGGAAGCCGATATTGCGCGTACCCGCGTCAATATTCGCGCCAGCCAAAACCGCTTAGCCGCATTACTCAAAAATCGCTATAAATTAGGGCAACTCGAAGCGTGGCGCCTGCTCCTTAATCAGAAAGACCCCAACCAAGTCTCGCGAGACTTAACCTACTACAAACATCTCGCGCGTTCGCAACAACTACTGGCCACGCAGCTTGAAACACAGCTCAGTGAGCTCAATCAACTGTCAGAAGAAATCCAGCAAAAAAATGCTGAATTACAAGAAATTGCCCGCAATAAACAACGGCAGCGGGAACAATTAGTAAGCGAACAGCAAGAGAAAAAAGCGGTAGTTACCCAGCTTTCCAAAGAAATTGCGTCTCAGCGTAATCAAATTCAGAAGCTAGCGGCAGATGAGAAGCGTTTAACCCAACTCACTGAGCGACTTAATGCGCTGATCAAAAAACAGGAAGCAGAACAAGCACGCCAACTCGAACTGCAACGACAAGCAGCCAAAAAACGTGCCGAGCAACAAGCGAAAGCCAAAGCAGAACGAGCCGCCCGCCAAGCCAAGCTGGAGCAGCAGGCCAAAGCGGCTGGCCGGCCAGCTCCAACGGCCGAGCCTGAGCCAAAAGAGGAAGCCCCTAGTGTCAATAACAAGCTACCAGATCCCGCATTGGCAGGTGCCAATTTTGCATCACTGAAAGGCAAACTAAGCTTACCTGTTAAAGGCACTATTAGCGGCAAATTTGGTGCACCACGCGGTGAAGGTGGCACTTGGAAGGGTGTAATGATTCAGGCCAACAATGGCCAATCAGTGCATGCCATTGCCAGTGGCCGTGTTGTATTTGCCGATTGGTTACGCGGATTTGGTAACCTGATGATCATTGATCATGGAGGCGGCTATATGAGCCTGTATGGCGCCAATGAAAGCGTTCTCAAACGTGTTGGTGATAACGTCAAGCCAGGCGATGTGATTGCCACTGTCGGCAATAGCGGTGGCATGGCAGAATCTGGCGTATACTTTGAAATCAGACAGAATAGTCGCCCACTCGACCCCTTGCAGTGGGCCAAATAA
- the rpsI gene encoding 30S ribosomal protein S9, with protein MVGKYNYGTGRRKSSVARVFITKGTGNIVVNGKDLDQYFARETGRMIVRQPLEITSNLEAFDIMVNVVGGGESGQAGAVRHGITRALIEFDAALKPALKSAGLVTRDAREVERKKVGLRGARRRKQFSKR; from the coding sequence ATGGTAGGTAAATACAACTACGGTACCGGTCGTCGCAAGAGCTCAGTTGCTCGTGTGTTCATCACCAAAGGTACTGGCAATATCGTGGTAAACGGTAAAGATCTGGATCAGTATTTCGCTCGCGAAACTGGCCGTATGATCGTTCGTCAGCCACTGGAAATCACAAGCAACCTCGAAGCTTTCGATATCATGGTAAACGTAGTAGGCGGCGGTGAATCTGGCCAAGCTGGTGCGGTTCGTCACGGTATTACTCGTGCTTTGATCGAATTCGATGCAGCTCTGAAGCCAGCATTGAAATCAGCAGGTCTGGTTACTCGTGACGCTCGTGAAGTTGAGCGTAAGAAAGTCGGTCTGCGTGGCGCGCGTCGTCGCAAACAGTTCTCAAAACGTTAA